From the genome of Nicotiana sylvestris chromosome 1, ASM39365v2, whole genome shotgun sequence:
ATCAGAACTACCCTCAGCCAACGTCACGGTGGCGGTTTCATCGCGCCGTCTTCCGCCGCCGTGCTGGTCCCACGATGAGACGATAGCCCTAATTGATGCTTATAGAGACAAGTGGTATTCTCTAAGCCGGGGAAATCTCCGGGCTAATCACTGGCAGGAAGTAGCTGACGATGTTGCTGCTAGATGCCCTGGTGTTGATCCGCCAAAGACGGCCGTGCAGTGCCGTCACAAGATGGAGAAGCTTCGGAAACGTTACCGTACTGAAATTCAACGCGCTGCTCCTTACGGCGGCGTTCGATCCCACCGTTATTGCTCTGCTTGGGTCCTTTTCAAGCGTATGGATACAATGGAAAGGGGTCCTAATGCTCTTTCTAGTGATGAAGAAGCTGATGAGGATGTTGAAGATTACCGTCAGAACAGTGTTAAACTCATAGGAGATTTGTATGGTAACAACAATGTGAACACTAATAATAATCGGAGTAGTAGTAGTTTTCAAGGGGTTGTGAGTAATGGAGGAGGTGGATTCCGTATCCGGATACCGGGGATGCCCGTAACAGCTCCGCCAATGGCGAAACCATATAGTAGAATTGAGGATTCTGGAGTTGAAAACCCTAGTAATTTTGGGCCCAATAATTTTGGGCCTGGAAAGATGTTTAGGGGGCATGGGTTTGTGAAGAAGGCTGATATGGGGAAAAGGGTTGCTGGTGAAGGAGTGGGCCCAGTGAGGGAGAAGAAAAAGGAGGACCCGATGGGGGAGATGGTGGTGGCAATAAAGATGTTAGGGGATGGATTTGTGAGAATGGAGAGGATGAAGATGGACATGGCAAGAGAGTTGGAAGAGATGAGAATGGAAATGGAAATGAAAAGAACTCAGATGATACTTGAATCGCAGCAGAGGATTGTGGAAGCTTTTGCGCAGGCATTATCAGAGAAGAATCATAAGAAGCCTAAGAGAATGCCAACTCATGAATGCTAAAGTTGCCTTTTTTGGGTGAATTTTTTGCAGCATTGAATTGCAGAATGCATACTCGGGCGATGTATGGGTGAAGCTAATTTTGCATAATTTGTGAGCTGGAATATCCCTTTCCCTTCCTCTTGGTATTTACTATTCACTTGAGTAGCAGAAAAATGTAGAATTGGTTAGAGCAGGACCTTATTACTTATTAGTTCATTGGTATAGCAACTTTTGTTATGATTTTGTTCTAGCATTGCCTGATACTTGTTGCAGTAATTATCTAACTTGGTGCGTTTAGAGCAGAGTTTCTGACATTGGAACCGTTAGTAGTTTGTAGTGCCTGTTTAACATGGTTAATGGCTATTATGCTGCTGCTATTCAAATGCTATACCCCAGTGCTTGAAACGCTATTGCACATTcaggattttttgttttgttttgcgcTAAAGTTATGGTAGCTTGTTCTGCTCCTAATGGGAAAAGCTATGGTTTTTCTTAGTAAGGCAAATGTGAAATGCTATGTTCTGGTGTTAGAAAAACAATTATAATGTTAGCATATCGTGGTTGCATGCTGACAGTTCAAAGAGAACAGGTATTCATTCCAAAAGTGACAAACTGTTAGCCATTTACTTGTGCTGAAACATTAATGCGATTAAAACTTACTCTTTGATGATCTCTGGCTTGTCACGAGAGTGATCCCAGACCTGCCTGTTCTATGTTCTATTTCTGAATGCATTCTCTGCATATCATTACACAGCCATTACATCTGTATTCTGTATCAAGCAGTACCGGAGCACTATCTAAATGCCTTGGCTGAACAATGTTACACAAACCTCGCAACGGTAAGAAACAAGACTAATGGGCAACATTCTCTTATTTTCTATACATTATTAGGTTACAAGATACAAGAGTTTGGGTCCCAAATTATTTTTGATATGTTAGTATTTGAATGCTATAAGTAACATTGTTAAATATAGGGATTCGTGGGTCTGTTTCAGAGAAGAGTCACTTTTTTTTCAGACTCTTGTTGTTTCAGGAAGTAGAAATTTGGATCTCTTCATGAAATGTGAATTGCCTTGTGATCTGTTGCAGTTCATTTAGGATAACTGAGATCAAACATGCCCCCACTCCCTCTTAGTTTCTCCCTTAACTTTTCAGGGGGTATGAACATGATAGGTGTTGAAACCAATTATTGAAGGTTATTGACATGGAAGTCACATAAGCTTGTTTTCAAGTGTCTAGAAAAGGGTGTCTTTTGGATAACTTCTTTTATAATCGGTAGTTTTTTGGAGAACATTTTTTGGTAAGGACAATAGGCACTGCCAGTGCCAGTAGGTTTGTTGGTTCTGTTTTGCTGTGATGTGTAATTTGTTTAACGTTAATACTGCATCGTAGTCTTGCTTTCCTTCGGTAGTAAAACAGGGAATGTCGTTACTTCGCCAACGACAATATTATACATGATAATTACCTTTATTAACGACCCGTTATGAATACTTATGTTCTGTTTTGCTGTCTTTTCTTCATGACTTGTCTTTGAGTAGAGAGAATCttggacttggtatggtcatGATTGGCCGGTTGGTTCCCTGCTTGAGTGGATACCAACTGGTTGTAAGTGTTCAACGTGTCATACGACTCCTGAATGAAGAGTATATTTCCCAGGCAAGCAAGATTTGGAGCATAACTATGCTTCGGAGACAGACTACTCTGTAGAATTAATTATACAGGAACTGGAATTTGGTGAAGAACTTGGGAACTATAAGTTGAACTGGCTCTCTTTAAAGTAAGGTTAATTTGTTTTGGTGACTCTATGTATGGTTTATAGAAGCAGAAGCGGGAAGAAAGatttaacttttcattttctttACCGCATGAACCATGCATGATCATCTGCTTCTGGATAAGAGAAGCATACAGCTTCAAATCCAGCATCCATGTTACAATCACTGTCCATAATATGGGAGCTTCCGAAAGATGAAGTAACTTTCTTTTCGTGTACGTGTGGACTGTGGTCCCTTTTGTCCGCCCATGGAAGTGACAAATATAATAAAGATAAATACATTAAAAAAGTTACTCGATGACTAGATAAGTACCTTTAATTTAATCGAGAATTTCTTCATTAAAATTCAAACAATATTATTGAGAACAatagaataaaatttaaaataaaaattatatcaagagtaataaaatatatctcttctattatattacaaaaataaagtagcagagaaaaatattaaatagagtaatatgctaataaaaatttctattaacaatgtaataatactaaatattggatgatataataaaaaaaatacaaaacaaaaagTTATTCGGCATAAGTTTCTTTAGtttaatagagattttattcattaaaatttagataatattattaaaaacaatagaataaaattcaagaaaaaatatTTCAACGGTAGTAAATTATATATCTTTTCTTATATAATAAAAAGAAAGCGAGTAaacaaaaataggaaacaaaGTAATATACTAATAAAAATTTCTATTAACAGTGTAATAATATTAAACAATGGATAatgtaataaagaaaaatatagaacaaaaaagttattcgTGACTGTATAAGTACCTTTAATTTAATAGTGATTTATTATTGAGTATATTGTATTGACAAATAAGATGACAATTGAAATTTATTAAAGCAATACGGTCTAATAGGATCAAACAAGTCCCgatcataatttaatttaattaatatttttttaatattgaccgcATCGCGCAGGTACGACTACTAGTAAGCTAGAATAAAGTTTTTTTCCTTAACTCTAACTCCCACGACTCACCATTGAGGTAACTTAGCTGAAAAATATGCAGCTGTTGAAATGCCTATCAGCAAGCTAATAGCCCAAATATCTAGACATATTAAGATTATCAAACTAGTCTTTGTGACATGTTACAATCTTAATACTTGCTCTTTGCAGTAATGTATTTTGCTGCCTTTTAGCACCTTGAGGGTTCAACAACTTTCTTTTTTATGGTACGGTTTCGACATCCTCTCCCTTTACCTCATGACAGGTACAGTGTGCAGTATTGACGAAGATACTTCAGATTCAATTCTGCAGATGAAAGGACCAtatctttctctctctctattaTCTTAAATAATGCAGATCCATATTAAACTTTTGGCTACTGAACATTGCACCTTGCATTGTGTGCTCTCTTGTTCATTGTCTTCTTTATTGTTTTACAGCTCCTTATATCCGTGGGGTATTATCACTTGTAGCGCCATAATCTATTTACATTCAGTAGACGAAAATCTgtataaaatatatattcttcGGCTATTATATTGAGAGCAACTATACAGTGTCGTTTTCCCTATATCCATTGGCATAAGAAGATATTACCATCTCAATTACTATTTTTCGCACGACTATCGACTCCTGTTCTTTGAACCTCCTTTGTTGTTACACCATAAATAATTTATCAATGCCAATATCAATTATCCGAAGGGGAgttttggcgtaactggtaaagttgttgccctGTGACCAGgaagtcacgggttcgagccatggaaacagccttttgaaaaaatacagggtaagactgcgtacaatagacctttgtggtccggccctcccccggagcttagtgcaccggactgccTTTTAATATCAATTATCTGTTTCTCTTTAACGCTGGGGCGGACCCGTGGTTTAAACTTTATTAGTGCAATTTTTAATGTTCTTTGTAACTTTTGCACGTTAAAATTAACGACtgtaaagtaaataaactgaAGAGAAGTAGAGAGAGAGGTTGATATATTATTCAActtttcaaactgatgtacataattaACTGAAATCTCctttatttatagaagaaaggaagttgttgtgtaagctacTTGTAAGCTgtttgtaagctgctactgcaagctgttgtgtaagctgcttgtaagttgcttgtaagctgctactgtaccagatatagataatTTTCTACcgagggtaatatttatccataacggagcaCCGAAATGATAAACTTTTTCAGGAGGCTTATTTTCGATAGAGTAccaaatagataaacatatttacggcggagtcccatatggataagcttctttaggaagcttatttacaacggagtactaaatgaacatccataatataatatacatttataacactcccccttggatgttcattaaaagataatgtgcctcattaaaaccttattaggaaaattCTCGTGGGacaaaatcctagtgaaggaaaaatagtacacatatttagtaatacgcattgctaggtgcctcattaaaaaccttataaaaAATCCCGTGGAAAAAAAtcttagtaaggaaaaaagagtgcatcgcgtattttacccCCCTGATGagaaccttgtttcaaatatttgagtctccgcattccaattaTGTAtatcatcttctcaaaagttgaatttgTAGAGAATATTATCCACCAttatttcagatcgatttaaattaatctcaCTAAACCAAGAAGCTGTTGCAAGACATTTCATTATGTTGCTTGCAACCTACCCGCATCAGCTGCTTGTAGATAAACTTTAATGAAGTACTAAATGGATaatcttcttcaggaagattatctaCAACAGAGTAATAAATGGACATCCACAATAATATtttcataacactccccttgggtgttattgtgagcacgtgatttttgccctatatgaattactcccataaattcaaaacaaaataatttctttcagtgtttgcaattttgtggattttcgtggcattttctgttaattgtttgcatttttgttgtgcattttaattagtgaaaaatacaaacaaaaaatatgttgcatttaggatttaattctacattttaggattaattaacaaattatttgttttataaaaatgggaaaaatcacaaaaaaaagtTTATTTTGTCCTTTTTAATTTTAATCTCAATTTTCGGTaatttttccttgaatttggtttttaattagttgtagtaattattatttagagttagttaatttagtttgataggataatttggtttgggatttagtttaggttttatttttatttttttttaattttggaaaaaagaagaagaagaaaatttgaaattgagaaaaagagaaaagggttGTGAATTGGTCTTATCAATTGAATTTCCCCCAGGCCCAAACATTTCCCCCAAAACCCGGCCCAAAACCTGCCCCTAATGCCCGGTCCCCCAAACCTAAATGACGTCGTTCCGTGAAAGAAAGATCTGGGCCGTCGAGTTGTTCTAATCCAACGACGGGGAAGTGGAGAGGGCTTAATATTTGAGTGTCCTAATCTCACTACCCCCCGAACCCCATCTCTCATCTCCCTCACTCCTCTCACAGACCACCCTaagaaaccctagagccgccctcaTATTCCCGTCGCTTTAGCCCGGCGGCGCTACCTCTGTTCACTGCCAGAATAACACCCCATGACCACCAAGCCCCCCTCATTCCAAATCTCTGATTGGTTTCCCTCAAATCATACCCCAGCTCGTCGAATCTTGAATCTAGTTCAAGCCCTAAAATTCCAAACCAACTCAAATTCAAGATCTCAGTGGAATTTGGGTCTAGTTTGACGTTATTCATATGTTCTTGACAAGAACACATGATTAATGTCAAACATGACAAGGAAATTCTGAAGATTCGAAGTTCTCGCATTTCTTACGGGCCGGGTTATTTATTTTCAACTTCTGAGTTTGATTTTCATGTGAGTTCTTTACCATCTTCCTATGTTCCTTTTGTGcatgttttgatttttatttctcttttcttctttgtttctccGATATTCCAATTCTTTTGCATGTTTTTCGTCTTAAGTTAATTAGTGTTTCTGAAAGATTAGTTTAATTGATTTGCCTGTGCTACTTGGGCCCCTGAAGTTTTTAGGACAAAGAGTCTGTGACTCGGTTTAGTCCCCTTCCCCCttgtattgtttttttttcttttctttctctctttcttcgaGTTCTTTTGTGAAACCTCGAGTCAAATTGGGATAAAAAAGAAGGTCTAGCCCATGATTGATAGACTCAGACCCACTAAATGAACCTGGGTCAACTTGGCCTTTGTTTTGGCCAGGTTGTCTGAAGTAAAAACAGGAAGCTTAGGGGGTAAATTGGGGAATATAGGTAGGGAAATCTTATATAACtgaactaggaagcttcctagaagctggggtgggggctattttgaaattctgaggttaacactagggatttctaagctaaaatgaaaatttcagaaggttTTAAGTGCAACTTTGAACTCTTTGAGGCTTCCCTAGTGCCTTACTTATAAAGGCATCCTAACTTGActctaaaaaaaaaagatagaaaaatacagaaaatCAGAGTcgattgaaaatcaaagaaaacattGTTCCATTGAATTCCCAGTTTTGGTCTTAGAAAATTTTCAAATACTGAAACATTTTCTGACTCTCTGAGATAAAAATGGTTTAAATCTGGTTTTTGAAAGTTCTGGGTTGAGTTCTATTGCCTGGTTACTGTTCCATAGGATTGTAAATCAATTTTTCTGGTTTTATTTGCTGAAATTGGcctgtgttgttgctgttgtcGATTTCTGCTGTTTCTGTTCTGATTTCAACTCAGTTTCTCCTTTTGTTTTGCTGCTTGTTACCAGGTATCTTCCAAACCATTGTCAACAAGTGATTAAGAACATGTACTTCGAGCTGAAGCCTTACTAAATACAAGTTGTTGAATTTCCTTTCATTGGCTTCTTCTATGTCTTTAAATGTTCTGCAATAGACTCTGTATTATGCATGGTAGCTCGATTATCTTATGTCATTGGTATACTGTAAAAATGAACCTGTGCTCTTTAAGAGTTTGGAGTGTtgattatttttcttcttttgattCAAGTGAATGGTGCTAATTTCCTAGATTTCGTTACTGTCAATATTGAGAAAGAGTTAAGTGAGTTTAAGTTCAAGTTTGTTTGCGAATTTAGCTTAGAATtgaattcaaacatgaatatttGGGTAGCTGAAGCCGAGCATGTGTTTTTAGTAGCCTTTGAAACTGCTTTGTGTCCCAATTACTATGTAGGGATGAGGGTTAACAGGTTTATTGTTGTTGCAAATGGTAGTTTGTTGATTGGAAtagactcgatatcgagtcttGATCTTCAGCCTTGATTTTACAAGGTTTGAGTTCACTAAGCCTTGGATTCTGGGCTACGTGCAAAGAAGAACAATGTCCCAGTGCTATCTGGGTTTATGTTTTGAGCCCAACAATGTGTTTAATTGTTGTTGCTGGATTCACTTTTCTACAACAGATTTGGGCTGAATTGTGAGAAATTAGCATCCAGAATTCTGTCTAATCAGTTCATGTCCATATAGTTAAAATCCAAGAGTAAGAAAAAATGTTACTTCAAGCTTTGTTTCAGATAGTTTCGATTGATTTGGGATTAATTAACTTTTGTACCAAATTGTTTGATCCCCATGATTGGGCCTAACATTAGCCCAATTGAATGAAAGGTTCCAAGTAACTTAGAATGCCCTTTCGCCCGTCTATTCTCTAGGGCAGGATTCGATCTGTGAGCCCAATTTTCTTCGTAGTGGCATTTGCGCAAACAAAGGTTCCGAATTATATTTTGTTGAAGTTAATTAAGCTCTCCTTGATTTGAGGCGCGCCATATTAGATAATgtaaatagtttatggccctcatgaGTTAGTTTAGAAACCTTTTGGGGCTAGAATAAATCGGGGattgccatgccaaacaaaatctcaaaatgTGTGGCCCTCGATTAATTAACTTTAATCCTCTAgaaatcgaggcatgccatttagcaaacttttcatggccctcgcaaagttgcaaacgcgtagtcgctttaggcgcgttattctaataattactttcctaaacacgggtgcgcatttatgtgacccaaatccaaatcttaaaacgttgactaaaatgtgtttaggattgcgggtgcatttcatgtggcgtaatccaaaggcacgttttaaacgacgttcaatattctttaaaattaattaaaagcggttaaaagttaaaatttgcacataggttcataattgtttaaaatcagatagttaatccaaatatgacagttgagcgaccgtgctagaaccacggaactcgggaattcttaacaccttctcccgggttaacagaattccttagccggatttttggttcgcgaactgtattacagagtcaacctttcctcgattcgggattttaaaccggtgacttgggataccataaatctcccaagtgacgactttgaatcttttaataatatgatcccgtttcgattgtcctttaattgaaaaactcctttacacccTTCCGggagtgtaggtaaaaaaggaggtgtgacagctctggtgactctgctccagaatctctggttcagggttcagaattcgagcttagatgaatgttgtatttggttttatccattttcttattttattacatgttttgggcctaatgtgctgaatgttgcttttaccgctttgatattatttgaactgtatataaactactacgaaacccttctcttctcatcttcggggatgtgctcgctggtcgagactccctattttgttagtgtcataccttgaaataagaaagaggctcagacaagttactaagccggatggccttttggttcccggtacgtagccccctcctcggctcgagttgtccgctcgggtacacagtctagtacacatacccaggtttttgaacttagaataactcagcctcatgacggatccctagtaggcacgtttgtttgcatcatgtgcatttgactttggagactcaacacaggggttaggtctgtctaggacaggtatacccgaAATGTAAAGACCATTATAATGCATCTTAGTTGCTACTTGCGCATtgatttgcttcggatttgcatgttgaccggcttacaaGGAAAACTTAGATGGTTGAGAGGGATAAgtgcctgttttgaaaaaccaatgtcccaaaacataccgaaactctgccgaaattttgaaaaaaaagaaagaatttgtagttttcaaagaaaagaaaaaaaaagaggaaaatctttgggttttagaaaggaaaaatagttgattttattttgacaAATTTTCCCGAaatacgccggtttgattctcaccgaatatgagatacgtaggcaacccccatcgggtccaactttccttttGCAAATTAGCCCGAAAAGAACAAAaatcttattttatttatttttatttaaaaaaataagtagGGCGATgtcatttttgtcaaaaatagccgaatgtccccaaaaggaggCCGggaggctgtttttgcaaaaaatagccccCTTCGGTCCTTTTCAAATTTTTAGCCGGTTAGcgagcacagccttaaaatcttttcctggaaatgctgaaaggccgtattttcAAAGCTgggtttttacttttgaaataaaaaaaattgaaaagtgtcagctttgtttttgagtcaattgaatcgtgagtttttgcttaaccaccctaataaatgtgcaaatGAGCACGACtcagaatttgccaataacagtcttgaacaagatccctttggaattgcatatgtggtgggatgatttgggtaaatcgggacaagacacggtcaatctatacctgggaggcctcactgggttgctgaagattaatcctaggggagacatcataaaggcgttggttacattctgggacccgacccacaacgtatttcacttctcagattttgaacttaccccaacattggaagaaatagccggatatattgggggtcccaaaATCCCTCTGAGACACTaatacctgattgctccaagggccgtagccaTACACAAGTTCCTaaactctttgaaaataagtaggggggtccacaacccagacttggcagctagtttttgtactttgctgtttatatacaacagatatggtcatataggagggttcaacaagctggaaaacaaaatctgcagcaaaggaaaccaccttaagtgggaagaacacagatgttttgcatttatggtggtctttttgggacttctggtgtttcctagaaaagataagaatattgacatacgagtagccGGGGTTTTCAGCACTTTTCTCactcaggccaacaacaccctcgcacccatgatagtagctgaaatcttccgcgctctcacagcctgcaaagcaggaggagactttttcgaggggtgca
Proteins encoded in this window:
- the LOC104225672 gene encoding trihelix transcription factor ENAP1, with translation MATLSSSTQDFSNSQSELPSANVTVAVSSRRLPPPCWSHDETIALIDAYRDKWYSLSRGNLRANHWQEVADDVAARCPGVDPPKTAVQCRHKMEKLRKRYRTEIQRAAPYGGVRSHRYCSAWVLFKRMDTMERGPNALSSDEEADEDVEDYRQNSVKLIGDLYGNNNVNTNNNRSSSSFQGVVSNGGGGFRIRIPGMPVTAPPMAKPYSRIEDSGVENPSNFGPNNFGPGKMFRGHGFVKKADMGKRVAGEGVGPVREKKKEDPMGEMVVAIKMLGDGFVRMERMKMDMARELEEMRMEMEMKRTQMILESQQRIVEAFAQALSEKNHKKPKRMPTHEC